The genomic region TTTTTACCCAAGGATTAATTAGTTTTTATTTCGGTTTTTGATGAACTGGATTAAAGACCCTATAAAAAGAAGAATCAGGATAGGAATAATGATTATCAAATCAACCCTTATGGGTGCTCCAGAAATCGATCCTTCCCAATACTGAACAGCAAGTTCCCACAAGAAATATAAAGCGAAACAGATAATGGTTACGAACTGTAATTTGGTAAGTTTCATTTAAATTTAAATTAACGGTTTAAAGATGAACCCTTATCTAAAATGGAATCTATAGAATAACGAGTGGAAACTTGCCCATTTATCAATAAAAACAAAAAGGCAACATAAACCATTTGTGATCCTACTACACCCCATTTTTCTTGCATGCTCGCACCAAATATGAGACACATCATAAGGAAATTGGCTATAATTAAGGAAAGTCTTGTTTTTAAACCTAAAATAAGGGTAAACCCCAGAATAAATTCAACAAAAACCAATACGAACGAAAAAACATAGATAAAAGAATCGAAACCAATTAGTGTCTCTTGAAAACCTTTGACCATTCCTTTAGAAAATTCATTAAGTTTTGGTAATCTTACAATACCGTGAGCCAAAAAATTAATACCTAATGCTATTCTACCCAAAAGAAATGCTAATTCTTTGTTTTCCATAACTTTTAATTTTTCATGAAGATACCTTAAAATTAAAAAACCTCAAAGCAGCTACTTCGAGGTTTTTCATTAAGTATTTATAATGCAATTATTTCAATTCAAAGACAATGTTGATTTTTGCTTTTACCACCATTTCCCCTATTGCGATCGTTTCCATAGCTTCACCCTGCTCCATCGAATCGGATGCTTTCATCATTTCCATGCGATAAATAGGCTGCGGCGGGGTTACCGATCCTGTTTCTGAGATATTGATGGCTTTCCCTACACTTTGGTTAAGAACCGATGCATATTCCATCGCTTTTGTTTTAGCATCTTTAACCGCTTTCATTCGTGCGTTGGCATTGTGCTTATCAATATCCGTAGATTTAAATGTAACGCCATCTATGCGATTTATTCCCGCATTCAATAAACCTTGGGTAAACTCAGCATACTTACTTAAATCTTTCAATAGAATAGACATCGATTGATTGGCAGCATATTTATATTGCTTCGTTTGATAATCGTAATTCTTATTTAAATTAACGTATTCTGTTTTTATGTCTTTTTCACTAATTTTCAAGGATTTGGCATATTTAATAACCTTACCGATTGCCAAATCGTTTTCTGTTTTTACACTTTCCGCAGACTTCCCTTCGCTCTCCACACGAACTTTAATAAGTACTTGATCTGGAACAATTTTTACGGTTCCCTCCCCTACTACCGAAATCGACGGTACGGTCTCCTGGGCATTTACCCCTGCAAATGTTGCAATGAACAAAGCTATTAATGCTATTTTCTTCATAAGTTTATTTATTTATAAGTTTTTCTATCCTATAGTAACCAAACACGATGCCAAACTATATCTTTCCCGTTTTTTCTAAGATAAAGAGAATAACAATAGGGATGGCCAAAAGTATCACCATCAAGGTTTCGTTTACAAAAAGGGAAGGCATAAAAAGAAGAGTCATTACATAACCGCCAATGGCTCCACCAAAGTGAGCCGTATGACCTATATTACCAATTCGGGCTTTCATTCCGTAAATAGAATATAACAAATAGCCAATTCCAAAAATATAGGCCGGAATAGGGATTGGAATAAAAAAGAATGCCAAACGCATATCGGGCTGCAAGAGAATGGCCGCATACATAACTCCAGTTACTGCACCACTAGCGCCCACGGCACTGTAATGATAATCTTCTTTATGAAAAATTAGCGACAATAAACTTCCGGCAAGCAGACTTATAAAATAAATAATCAAAAACTTAGGATCCCCAAGATATTGCACTACAATGGGAGCAAAGAAATACAGGGTAATCATGTTAAACAGTAAATGCGATACATCCACATGTAGAAAACCAGAAGTAATAGCTCTTATTTGTTCTCCCCTGCGGATGGCACCGATGTTAAATTTATATTTTTCAAAAAAAGAAAAATCGTTGAACCCTTTTATGGAAGCCAACACATTGGCGGCAATAATTACAATAGTTGCTATGCTTAAATTCATATAACTTAAAATCTTTAAAATCAAAGATAGCTATATTTCTAAGGTATTAAAGCTGTTTTTACCACTAAAACCCAATTTTTTGGTGCTATTAAAAATTAAAATATAACTACCGCTATTCGCTTAAACCAACAAATAAAAAAGCTAGAATCCCCAACAAATAATTTTGTGTACTTTTGCTCAAAATAAAAATGAATGCAGCTTCTTGTTTATATCTTAGTATATCCATTATTGTGGTTTATTTCCATTCTTCCTTTCCCTATTTTTTATAAAGTTTCCGATGCTGTTTATCTTTTGGTTTACTATGTAATTGGATATAGAAAAGAAATGGTGCTGAAAAATTTAAAACTTTGTTTCCCAGAAAAATCGGAAGACGAGTTGCTTGCCATTAGAAAGAAGTTTTACAAACATATGTGCGACTTGTTTTTTGAAATGATAAAATCCCTGAATATATCAGAAAAACAACTCAATGAACGGGTTAAATTTCACAATCTGGAACTATTGGATAAGTATGCCAGGGAAAATAAAAGCGTTATTCTTTTATGTGGACATTATGCGAATTACGAATGGGTACTTTCATTAAGCAGACACATAAAACATGAAGGTTTTGGTATTTACGCCCCACTGAGCAATAAATATTTTAATCGTTTGGTTAAAAAAACCCGTAGACAGCAAAAAGGAGAACTTATTACCAAATCTGAAACTCCAAAAACCATGCTACGGAATTATAAAAACAATGTTTTGTCTTTATACGGATTTGTAAACGACCAATCCCCTATGGTTCATCAAGCACGTTATTGGAGGGAATTCTTTGGCATCACTGTCCCAGTGCATACGGCGGCAGAAACCTTTGCTAAAAAGTTTGACCATGCAGTGGTGTTTTTCTGCGCCAAGAAAGTAAAAAGAGGGTATTACGAAACAACCATTGTAGATATTACGGATTCCCCGAAAGACTACCCAGATTATAAAATTACCGACATTTACACGGAAATGCTGGAGAAAGAAATAAGAAAACAACCAGAATATTATTTGTGGACGCATAACCGGTTTAAACATCGGAATAAAGTACCGGAGGAATATTTAAAAAATTAGCTTGGGAAGCTAATGTTAGCAAATATGTTTTGAAAAGAATTTTTATTTGCTTTCCATATCAAACTATGATTTGAAAAAATATAAAAGGCTACCCCAATTTCAGGTAGCCTTTTACATTTTTAGAGGTACTGTTATTTCAACTGAATTTCTTAAATCCTGTATGCACCCTTAAGCTTTTTCAATAATACGAAGAGCAAAGTTGTAAATACGCTCAAACTGTTCTTCGATCCCCATATCGCTATTATCAAATTCAATGGCATCTTCTGCTTTTACTAGCGGAGAGTCTTCACGGGTGGCATCGATACGATCTCTCTCTTGTACATTTTTCAACACTTCATCATAAGACACCGTTTCTCCTTTATCAATAAGTTCTTTATAACGCCTAACAGCTCTTTTATAAGCAGAGGCAGTCATAAACAATTTTAATTCTGCGTCGGGGAAAACGACTGTTCCTATATCTCGGCCATCCATTACCACTCCTTTTTCTGAACCCATTTTTTGCTGCTGCTCTACCAGTTTTTGACGCACTTCGGAAACCGCAGCAACTACACTTACCACATTAGAAACGCGGAGTGTTCTTATTTCATCTTCTACATTTTCACCATTCAAAAATACATCTGCATTACCTGTGGCGTTGTTTTTTTTAAAATTTAGAGTAATTTCGGGCAGTGCCGCCACCAAACCATCAATATTGGTTTCTTCTCCCCCAACATAATCGTTCCTTAGGGCATATAAAGCTACGGCACGGTACATGGCTCCAGTATCCACATATACATAACTAAGCTTTTTGGCCAGCTGTTTTGCAATGGTACTTTTTCCGGTAGAAGAAAATCCATCTATGGCTATAGTTATTTTTTTCATAGTTCGCTTATAAGCAAATAAACCAACATTTTCTTGTCGGTTTATTTGAATTAACATACTAAAGATCTTTTGCGTTCTTCACTTTTTGATTGGTAATAGCAATATCTATTACTTCACTCATTTCGTTCACATAATGAAACTTAAGACCTTTTAAATACTCTTCTTTAATTTCCAGGATATCCCTTTCGTTCTCATTACAAAGGATTAATTCTTTAATACGAGCTCTTTTGGCTGCCAATATCTTTTCTTTGATTCCTCCTACTGGCAACACTTTTCCCCTTAAGGTTATTTCCCCGGTCATTGCAATGCTTTTCTTCACCTTTTTCTGGGTGAACAGCGAAACCAATGAAGTAAGCATGGTGATTCCTGCACTTGGGCCGTCCTTTGGAGTAGCTCCTTCCGGAACGTGAATATGTACATTGTATTTTTCAAATACTTCTGGATTGATCCCGAGACTCTCTGCATTCGATTTTATATATTCCATCGCTATGGTGGCCGATTCTTTCATCACTTTCCCTAAATTACCGGTAATGGAAAGCGTTCCTTTACCTTTGGAAAGTATCGACTCAATAAACAGAATATCACCCCCAACACTCGTCCATGCCAATCCGGTTACCACCCCAGCAACTTCATTATTCTCATATTTATCGCGTTCTAAGCGAGGAGCGCCTAGCACTTCTTCCACGTCTTTAACAGATACTTTTACATTATATTCGTCTTCCATGGCAATAGATTTGGCAGCGTAACGCACCATTTTAGCGATTTGCTTTTCCAAACCTCTTACCCCAGATTCCCGCGTATAGCCTTCCACTATTTTTTCAAGCTCCTTTTTACCAATTTTAAGGTCTTTATTGGTAAGGCCATGTTCTTCTATTTGCTTCGGAAGTAAATGACGTTTCGCAATTTCAACCTTTTCTTCGATTGTATAACCGTTTACATTGATGATTTCCATACGGTCTCTCAATGCAGGCTGAATTGGGCCTAAATTGTTTGCTGTAGCTATAAACATAACCTTGGAGAGATCGTAACCCATTTCCAAGAAATTATCGTAGAATTCTTTATTTTGTTCAGGGTCTAACACTTCCAGCATCGCAGAAGATGGGTCGCCATTATGACTCACGGAAAGCTTATCTATTTCATCTAGAATAAAAACAGGATTGGAAGTTCCCGCTTTTTTCAACGATTGAATAATTCTTCCCGGCATCGCTCCAATATATGTTTTTCTATGTCCGCGAATCTCAGCCTCGTCTCTCAAACCACCTAACGATATTCTAACATACTCACGACCTAATGCCTCCGCAACCGATTTCCCTAAAGAAGTTTTACCAACCCCAGGAGGGCCGTATAAACATAAAATAGGCGATTTCATGTCGTTTCTCAGCTTTAAAACGGCCAAGTATTCAATAATACGTTTTTTAACATCTTCCAAACCGTAGTGATCCCGGTCCAATATTTTTTCAGCACGTTTTAAATCGAACTTATCCTTAGAAAATTCATTCCAAGGTAAATCGATAAAAAGATCCAGGTAATTACGTTGAATGGAATACTCTGCAACCTGCGGATTCATACGCTGTAATTTCGCCAATTCCTTTTCGAAATGTTTTTTAACCTTGGCATCCCATTTTTTCTTCTTCGCCTTAAGTCGCATCTGCTCAACCTCCTCTTCATAGGATCCACCACCCAATTCTTCTTGAATGGTTTTCATTTGTTGATGCAAAAAGTACTCCCGTTGTTGTTGATTGAGGTCGGATTGAACTTTTGATTGAATATCGTTTCTAAGATTTAATTTCTGAAACTCTATATTCATGAACTTCAAGGTAGCCAGCGCTCTTTCCTGAAGGTTTTTGTTCTCCAATAACTTCTGTTTATCTTTTACTTCCAGGTTCATATTGGAAGAAATAAAGTTGATCAAGAACGAGTTGCTTTCAATATTTTTAATAGCAAAAGAAGCTTCCGAAGGAATATTCGGACTCTCTTTTATTATTTGCAGCGCCAGTTCTTTTATAGAGTCTATTATAGTAGAGAATTCCTCACTACCTGCAGCCGGTTTTTCTTCTGGTAAATCTTTTATTTTTGCAGTGAAATAAGGCTCTGAAGTTGTAATTTCTTCAATTTCAAATCGCTTTTTACCTTGTATAATTACGGTGGTATTACCATCGGGCATTTTGAGAACCCTTAAAATCCTGGCTACTGTACCCGTGGTGTTCAAGTCTTTTACCTCTGGATCTTCTACTGTTTCATCTTTTTGGGAAACCACACCTATAACTTTGCTTCCGTTGGATGCGTCCTTTATAAGTTTGATGGATTTATCGCGCCCAGCTGTTATCGGGATTACCACGCCAGGGAAAAGTACCGTGTTTCGAAGTGGTAAAATTGGTAGCGTTTCCGGTAAGACCTCATTATTGATTTCCTCTTCATCTTCAGGAGTCATTAATGGGATTAATTCGGCATCGTCGTCAATATTTTGTAATGACAAACTGTCCATATTTAAAAATTTGTTGTTACTCATAGTCTTTTATAAGTCATTCTGTCACTCAGAATGGATTGTCTTTTTCTTTCTCTTCAGTATGCTAACCTCCTAATTACTTACAGTTTGTAAATAAATTTAAGTAGAAAAACATTTTATCACCCCATAAAGGCAATACTCATGCCAATTAATTGTTGTAAGTGTATTTTATTGGCTCTGGCGACCGAAATTATTGTTGATTGGTTTTGGAGAAAAAAGGTTTAGTAAATTCAGTTGTAGTTAAAAATTGGATAAATTAAGTTAAGAGAAGTTTCCCGAAAAATAGAGAACTTATAAAACTCTTTAAAAATATAACATGTTACTAAAAAGAAACCCTGATATAGTCGTTAAGCTAAATAATTTTTATTTGGTTTTTAGGATAGTCCTACCTCTTTTACTCTTCGTAGCCCCATTTAAAGAAACTGTAGCACAACCATTAAATTCAATAACAACCGAGGATATTATATTTGAGAGTGAAGGTATAAAACTCTCGGGGACTTTGTATGAGCCTCGAAATTCGCAAGCTGCAGTGGTCATTGTTCATGGTTCAGGTCCGGAATCTCGAATGACAAACTTTGCGAAGCTTTTAGCAAAAAATGGAATTTCCGTGCTTACCTACGATAAACGCGGCGTTGCTGAATCAGGTGGTGTGTATGCCTGCCCAGAGGTAGGAACAAACAATATAGATTCTACAAATCTCGAATTACTCGCCAATGATGCAAGCGAAGCTGTAAAAATGCTACATAAAAAACATAAAAATATTCCTGTTGGACTTCTTGGTTTTAGCCAGGCAGGATGGATAATTCCAATAGCTACAGTACAAAATACACTTGTAGATTTTATGGTGTTATTTAGTTGTCCTACGATCACAACCTTGGAACAACTAAGATTTCAGTTTTATACCAATGGAAGAAAAGATTTTTGGGAAAACCACACCGAGGAAGATGCTCGTGAGCATATTGAAAATGACCCTGATCGTTATCAATTTACCAGTACCGACCCAAAAGTTGCTTTAAATTCTATTTCAATTCCGGGACTTTGGATTTTTGGTGAAAAAGATATACAAATCCCTGTAAAGTTATGTATCGAACAGCTCAATGCATTTAAAGTTCAAGGAAAACCTTATGATTTTGTTCTTTTCCCAGAATTAGGGCATAACACAGCTTTTTCCAAAAATACCGCCCCTGTTGATATCTCCATAGAATGGATGAAAAAACAAACTTTGAAAATTAAGAGAAAAGAAACTAAAGACAAGTATTAGAATTAAACGATCTCCAAATGAAGGAAAACCTTCATTTAAATAATTTGCTTAAGAGGATGTGTTTTCTCACTGCGTTCGAAAGGACTTATATTCAAAACAATAAACTAAATCAAAAATCGAACATGAAATTAGTCCAGTTAGTTTTTTTTATTCTTCTCTTCAATCCATTTAGATAGGTATTTGCTGGCTTGTGTAGTTTGTTGCATAAGCATACTTCCTATAAAATTATGGGATCGGTGTTGTCGCAGATTACTTCTTAATTCGTTTACTTTCAGTTTAAAATAAGATTTATGAACAGTGGCGTCCAAACGCATTTTTAAAATTTTATGTCCGTTTTTAACAGCTTGCGTATATTCTTCTGCATCTAAGTATAACGCGACTGCTGCATGGGCAAAATCAATAGGGTTGTCGTAGATAAATCCGTTCCAAGCATAAGAACCATTTATGCCTTCTGCCCCTATGGTAGTGGTTACACTTGCCGTTCCTTGAAGCATTGCTTCCACCAATTTTCCTTTTAAACCGGCACCAAAACGAAGTGGTGCCAACAAAATTTTAGATTTTCGAAGGACCACCTCTGCGTTTTCTATCCATCCGTGCACAAAAAAACCATCTTTTGGGTTGTGTAAATTGTTAACTTTTTCTGAAGTATAAGCACCATACACATGCAATTTGGCTGTTGGCAGTTGTTTTCTAATGATTGGCCAAACAGTTTCTTTTAATGCTAAAACCGCATCCCAATTGGGTTCGTGTAAAAAATTACCAATAAAAATAAAATCTTCCTTCTCTTCAAATGGAACAGGTGATGCTGGAGCTTCCCCAATTAAAAATGGAAGGTACTGTAAAATAGTCTCATTTACCTTAAACACATCTTTTAAAAGTTCCAGTTCAACTTCAGAAATAATCAAAGAAAGGTCGCAACGGTAAATACTGGCTATCTCACGTTGCGCCAATTCACTATTTAAAAGTGCCGTGGCATCCCCTTTCGATTTGCGTTTTAGTGATTTTTGTCGTTCGTTTCTTAGAAAATGTAAATCTTCGGTATCGAGAATCCGTAGTGCATCAGGACAATGGTCGGCCACTCGCCAACCGAACTGTTCTTCCATCATATACCGATCGAAAACCACAATGGAAGGCCGAAGTTCTTTTAAAAAATCATCAAAAGAAGAATTATTGAGCTGAATACCTTTTTCGACAACTCCTATGGCGCTTAAATCGAATTCGTGACTCCCTTTTTTTGCAGGGGAAGAAAAGACAATTTTATATTCTAAATCTTTAAAAAATGATATAAGTTGAAGCATTCTGCTTCCTGCCGCTGAAGATTTTGGTTCTGGCCAGACATATCCAATAAAAAGTACTGTTTCTTTATCCATGCAAGAGGGCGCTATAAAACTTCATCTATATCCCCTTTACCTTCTCTTACAATTACAGGTTCGCTCCCCGAAAGATCGATAACCGTGGAAGCAACATTATCTCCATACCCACCATCTACCACAATATCTACTAAATTATTCCATTTTTCCAAAATCAATTCTGGATCGGTGGTATATTCTATCACTTCGTCCTCGTCCCGAATAGAAGTGGAAACAATGGGATTTCCAAGTTCCCTGACCAGCGTACGAGCAATGTTGTTATCTGGAATACGTATCCCAACTGTTTTCTTCTTCTTAAAATCTTTTGGGAGACTATTATTACCAGGCAATATATACGTATAAGGGCCTGGCAGGGTTCGTTTAAGGATTTTAAAAGTAGCGTTATCGATTTGACGAATGTAATCGGACAGGTTGCTGAGATCGGCACAAATAAAGGAGAAATTAGCTTTGTCGAGCTTTACTTCTTTTATGCGTGCTATTTTTTGGAGGGCTTTGGAATTGGTAATGTCGCAACCCAAACCATATACAGTATCTGTTGGATAAATGACCAAACCACCATCGCGCAGCACATCCACTACCCTTTTAATTTCTTTAGGGTTGGGATTTTCTTCATAGATGCGAATTAATTCTGCCATTTTAAGTTATAGGTTTGTTGTTTACCGTTTTTGGTTTTAATCTTCTGATTTTACTTAATCTTAACTTTTAACTAAATTTAGCCAATAACATCAAGTTTTGCAAAGCGCAATAATAATTTTTTTATTCCGCCAGTATCAAAACGAATTTCGGCTTTTTTATCATTTCCAACGCCTTCCAGACTTATAATTTCCCCATTTCCAAACCTCGTATGGGAAACTTTGCTTCCAATGGTTAAATCACTATCCAAACTGTTATTGTCTGTAGTTGTTTGTCCTAAATCCGGTTTTATCTTTCTTAGCTTCCGAAGTTTTTCTTCAGAAGGTTTATGCGATGTTGGCGGCGTTCCTGCTGTTGGTTTTTTTAAACGGAATTTACTTTTATCCACCTCCCCAAAAATATCGGAATCAATCATTGGTTTATAACGATAGCTTCCATCCATGGGTGGAGTCAAGTGTTCTAAATATTTATCATCGATTTCTTCAATAAAACGGCTCGGTTCGGCATCAATCAATTTACCCCAACGGTACCTGCTTTGGGTATAGGTAAGGTATGCTTGCTTTTCTGCCCTGGTAAGTGCCACATAAAAAAGCCTACGTTCCTCCTCCAATTCACTTCGGGTGTTCATACTCATGGCAGAAGGAAAAAGGTCTTCTTCCATCCCTACAATAAAAACATAGGGAAATTCCAATCCTTTTGCTAAATGAATGGTCATTAAAGCAACACGGTCGTCATCCCCAGTGTCTTTGTCCAAATCGGTGGCCAATGCAATATCTTCCATAAATTCCGCCAAATCGCCTTTTGCATCTGCTATTTCTTTTTGACCTTCCACAAAATCCTGGATTCCATTTAAAAGTTCTTCCACATTTTCCATTCGGGCGATGCCCTCTGGAGTTCCGTCTTTTTTAAATTCTTGTAGGAGTCCGGTTTTCTTAGCAACGTGTTCCGCTAGCACAAAAGCATCTGCGGTCTGGTTGGTAACTTGAAAACTTTTAATCATCGTTACAAAATCTTCCAGCTTTCTCTTGGTCCCCGAATTTATTTTTAAATCGATCTTATCGAGATTTTCCATAACCTCAAAAATAGAACGCTTAAAATGGTTGGCAGCTACCGTAAGCCGCTGTATAGTAGTTTGGCCTATTCCCCTTGCAGGATAATTGATAACCCTGACAAGAGCTTCTTCGTCCTTCGGATTTAAAATAAGACGCAGATAAGACAAGACATCTTTTATTTCTTTTCGTTGATAAAAAGAAAGTCCCCCATAAATTCTATACGGAATGTCCTTTCTCCGCAAGGCATCTTCAATAGATCTCGATTGGGAGTTGGTACGGTAGAGTACTGCAAAATCCCCGTCTGCAAACTGCTCCTGCATTTTAGTTTCAAAAATGGTGGAGGCTACAAACCTACCCTCTTCTGCATCTGTAACAGAACGGTGGACTTTAATGAAATTTCCATCATCGTTATCCGTCCAAACCACCTTATCTAGTCGGGTTTTATTTTTTTCGATTACCGAATTTGCGGCATTGACAATATTTCTTGTAGAACGGTAATTTTGTTCCAAACGGTACATTTGCACATTATCGTAATCCTTTTGGAAGTTCATAATGTTGTTAATGTTCGCCCCTCGGAAGGCATAGATACTCTGGGCATCATCCCCAACCACGCATATATTTTGAAATCTATCAGAAAGTGCTTTTACGATAAGGTATTGGGAGTGGTTGGTATCTTGATACTCATCCACCAGGATATAGCGAAAGCGGTCTTGATATTTCGCCAATACTTCTGGAAACCTTGTAAGCAGTTCGTTGGTTTTTAACAACAGATCATCAAAATCCATGGCACCGGCTTTAAAACAACGTTCGCAGTAAGCATTGTAAATTTCCCCCAATCGCGGCCGCTTTGCCATGGCATCGGCTTCCATTAATTCAGGATTGTTAAAATATGCCTTTACGGTTATGAGGCTGTTTTTATAAGACGAAATTCGGTTTTGTACTTGTTTGTATTTGTAAACGTCCTTATCCAAGCCCATCTCTTTAATAATAGAGTTGATTAGGCGTTGGGAATCTTGCGTATCGTAAATAGTAAAATTACTTGGATAGCCGAGTTTATCAGATTCAATTCTTAGAATTTTGGCAAAAACAGAGTGAAAAGTTCCCATCCAAAGATTTTTGGCTTCACTGTTCCCTACAATACTGGCAATACGCTTTTTCATTTCCCGTGCTGCCTTATTGGTAAATGTTAACGCTAGAATATTAAAGGCATCGACACCTTGGTTCATCAAATAAGCGATCCTATAAGTTAATACTCTTGTCTTACCAGAACCTGCTCCAGCAATTACCATTAACGCTCCATCCTTATGCAACACAGGCGCACGTTGTGCCTCATTCAATTCAGCTAAATAATTTTCCAAAGTAATTTTTATTTTTTTGCCATTGCAAACTACAATAGTCGCGATACAACTACATTCTAAACAAGCAAAATAACGCAATTTATTTAAGCCTGCAAGTTACTTATAAAAGGGCTGTTTTTGAAGCTCTAAATCTAATTTTTATAAACATTTAAATGAATTCGAATACTCTCTCCAATTTTAAAATTTAGTTGTTTTTTCTAATAAGGGGACTATTAAAAAAAGCTTCTACATTACAGGTATAACAAACCTTACATCCGCAAACGTATTGAAACAACTCCGGTTGGTAATATACGGCCCAGTTTAACATAGGTAGTGCATCTTTGGGATTGTATAGTTTGCCTGGTTCGTATTCTTTTAATCCTGCTTCTGCCTTTTCCTTATCTAAGGCTACGGTTGTATTCACCCATTCGCGGTGCGTTTTTTCGCCAGAGAGATAGGGTTCCATAAATATGATTGCTTTTTCTATGGAAACACCTTTTTCATCGGTATAGCTATATTGGTCGAAACGGGAATCGAATTTTTGTAGGTTGATAAACATGTCCAGCAACGGCTCAATCCCGCTACTGTGGTAATGCATCGCATCCCTGGTTTTTAAATCGTTACTCGATCCATCTGGATAATATGCGGAAGAAATGTATTTTTTTATGCCTTCCAAGGAGAATTGTTTCAATTCTTCATTATCTAATGCACAACCAATTATCCCGATTATTTTTAAGCGTTTCGATTGCCAATTATTATTTGGGGTACTTTTTCTGTCCTTTTCCTTTTTTGCGATGGACAACATCCAGTTATCAACAATCGTTTTTTCATCCGCAGAAAAATTATCTTTATAAATGGCATAACTCCAAAAAAGTGGAGTCAATTTATTTTCGTTAATAGGGTTGCCACTGGCTTTGTAAGTATTTGCCCACGCCAAAACAAATTCCTTTATTTTGTTTACATAGACGGTATTATTACTGCCATACGTCGCATAAATTAAATCGACGACCTTATTGGCGTCCAACAAACTCTCTATTGATTTCATCCTTTCTGGATCGTTTTCCAGCAGTCCTTCATAATTAATTACCTCAAGAGGTTTTGGTTCTAGGTCTAAATATTTATTTGCCAGTAGCGCCAGGCTATCATGAATGGCTCTAACTTCTTTATTTTCCTTAATCAGGTTTCTATAACGCTCTTGTTCCTGTTTATCGAGTACTGCTACTCCAGTGTTTATCTGGGTGAAGGCCTTGAGTGAAATGAAGAAAATTATGGTGAAAATTAATAACGACTGTCTGTTCATAAAGTTTTGATTGTATGTTTGGTGTTGAACGAAGGTATTAATTTTGAAAATAATAAAAGTATTGATTACTCATTTTGAAAACGCATTTGGACAATTTCTCTTCGGAATACTTAAAATTCAATATCTTTACTACGCTAATTAAAATTTATCTGCTGAAGGTTTTTCATTCAGCATAGAGACCAACATAATACCTTTTTATATGACCAACATCCGCTTATTTCTATTACTCGCATTTGCAATATCCCTGAATAACTACTCGCAAAATTCCCTGGAGGCCGACATTAATGAAGTTGAAAGTGAAGTTATAGAATGGCGAAGGGACTTCCATGAAAATCCAGAATTATCTAACCGCGAATTTAAAACTGCCGATAAAATAGCAAAGCATTTAAAAAGCCTAGGTTTAGAAGTTACCACTGGTGTTGCCAAAACCGGTGTTGTAGGTATTTTA from Galbibacter sp. BG1 harbors:
- a CDS encoding L-threonylcarbamoyladenylate synthase, which codes for MAELIRIYEENPNPKEIKRVVDVLRDGGLVIYPTDTVYGLGCDITNSKALQKIARIKEVKLDKANFSFICADLSNLSDYIRQIDNATFKILKRTLPGPYTYILPGNNSLPKDFKKKKTVGIRIPDNNIARTLVRELGNPIVSTSIRDEDEVIEYTTDPELILEKWNNLVDIVVDGGYGDNVASTVIDLSGSEPVIVREGKGDIDEVL
- the lon gene encoding endopeptidase La → MSNNKFLNMDSLSLQNIDDDAELIPLMTPEDEEEINNEVLPETLPILPLRNTVLFPGVVIPITAGRDKSIKLIKDASNGSKVIGVVSQKDETVEDPEVKDLNTTGTVARILRVLKMPDGNTTVIIQGKKRFEIEEITTSEPYFTAKIKDLPEEKPAAGSEEFSTIIDSIKELALQIIKESPNIPSEASFAIKNIESNSFLINFISSNMNLEVKDKQKLLENKNLQERALATLKFMNIEFQKLNLRNDIQSKVQSDLNQQQREYFLHQQMKTIQEELGGGSYEEEVEQMRLKAKKKKWDAKVKKHFEKELAKLQRMNPQVAEYSIQRNYLDLFIDLPWNEFSKDKFDLKRAEKILDRDHYGLEDVKKRIIEYLAVLKLRNDMKSPILCLYGPPGVGKTSLGKSVAEALGREYVRISLGGLRDEAEIRGHRKTYIGAMPGRIIQSLKKAGTSNPVFILDEIDKLSVSHNGDPSSAMLEVLDPEQNKEFYDNFLEMGYDLSKVMFIATANNLGPIQPALRDRMEIINVNGYTIEEKVEIAKRHLLPKQIEEHGLTNKDLKIGKKELEKIVEGYTRESGVRGLEKQIAKMVRYAAKSIAMEDEYNVKVSVKDVEEVLGAPRLERDKYENNEVAGVVTGLAWTSVGGDILFIESILSKGKGTLSITGNLGKVMKESATIAMEYIKSNAESLGINPEVFEKYNVHIHVPEGATPKDGPSAGITMLTSLVSLFTQKKVKKSIAMTGEITLRGKVLPVGGIKEKILAAKRARIKELILCNENERDILEIKEEYLKGLKFHYVNEMSEVIDIAITNQKVKNAKDL
- a CDS encoding glycosyltransferase, giving the protein MDKETVLFIGYVWPEPKSSAAGSRMLQLISFFKDLEYKIVFSSPAKKGSHEFDLSAIGVVEKGIQLNNSSFDDFLKELRPSIVVFDRYMMEEQFGWRVADHCPDALRILDTEDLHFLRNERQKSLKRKSKGDATALLNSELAQREIASIYRCDLSLIISEVELELLKDVFKVNETILQYLPFLIGEAPASPVPFEEKEDFIFIGNFLHEPNWDAVLALKETVWPIIRKQLPTAKLHVYGAYTSEKVNNLHNPKDGFFVHGWIENAEVVLRKSKILLAPLRFGAGLKGKLVEAMLQGTASVTTTIGAEGINGSYAWNGFIYDNPIDFAHAAVALYLDAEEYTQAVKNGHKILKMRLDATVHKSYFKLKVNELRSNLRQHRSHNFIGSMLMQQTTQASKYLSKWIEEKNKKN
- a CDS encoding alpha/beta hydrolase family protein, yielding MLLKRNPDIVVKLNNFYLVFRIVLPLLLFVAPFKETVAQPLNSITTEDIIFESEGIKLSGTLYEPRNSQAAVVIVHGSGPESRMTNFAKLLAKNGISVLTYDKRGVAESGGVYACPEVGTNNIDSTNLELLANDASEAVKMLHKKHKNIPVGLLGFSQAGWIIPIATVQNTLVDFMVLFSCPTITTLEQLRFQFYTNGRKDFWENHTEEDAREHIENDPDRYQFTSTDPKVALNSISIPGLWIFGEKDIQIPVKLCIEQLNAFKVQGKPYDFVLFPELGHNTAFSKNTAPVDISIEWMKKQTLKIKRKETKDKY